In Desulfomicrobium macestii, the following proteins share a genomic window:
- the dapF gene encoding diaminopimelate epimerase has protein sequence MSIFTGPTQFFYKMQGSGNDFIVIDNRAKTISPAEMPRWAKALCPHAFSIGADGIIFLEIDDSGQAATRWHFFNADGSRAEMCGNGSRCATLLAHKLGMAPAEHLMLTDAGTVHAQVFPEAGEVEVQLTPARDMALDFTLDLGGETFTAHFANTGVPHTVIVTDDVKNLDVKDLGAKVRYHDRFAPAGTNANFIQILSRQELLLRTYERGVESETYACGTGAAASVAVAHALNLCDAEARVTTSGSEVLGIKVQGSDIFLRGKAQLVYKGEFCPAALGL, from the coding sequence ATGTCCATTTTCACGGGTCCGACCCAATTTTTTTACAAGATGCAAGGCAGCGGCAACGATTTCATCGTCATCGACAACCGCGCCAAGACCATATCCCCCGCCGAAATGCCCCGCTGGGCCAAGGCGCTGTGCCCGCACGCCTTCAGCATCGGTGCGGACGGCATCATATTTCTGGAAATCGACGACTCCGGCCAGGCCGCGACGCGCTGGCACTTTTTCAATGCCGACGGCTCCCGCGCCGAGATGTGCGGCAACGGCTCGCGCTGCGCCACCCTGCTGGCCCACAAGCTGGGCATGGCCCCGGCCGAACACCTCATGCTCACCGACGCCGGCACCGTGCACGCCCAGGTGTTCCCCGAAGCGGGCGAGGTCGAAGTGCAGCTGACCCCGGCTCGGGACATGGCCCTTGACTTCACCCTCGATCTTGGCGGTGAGACCTTCACGGCCCATTTCGCCAACACCGGCGTTCCGCATACGGTCATCGTCACCGACGACGTCAAGAATCTCGACGTAAAGGATCTTGGAGCCAAGGTCCGCTATCACGACCGCTTCGCCCCGGCCGGGACCAACGCCAACTTCATTCAGATCTTAAGCCGCCAGGAGCTCCTGCTGCGCACCTATGAGCGTGGCGTGGAAAGCGAGACCTACGCCTGCGGAACCGGCGCCGCCGCTTCCGTGGCCGTGGCCCACGCGCTGAATCTCTGCGATGCCGAGGCCCGGGTGACCACCTCGGGATCCGAGGTGCTCGGAATCAAGGTTCAGGGCTCGGACATTTTCCTGCGCGGCAAAGCCCAGCTCGTCTACAAGGGCGAGTTCTGCCCCGCCGCCCTGGGCCTTTAA
- a CDS encoding UshA-like (seleno)protein family 2, producing MKKSIRAALWIIVALGLFAPPLAGAETTIIFSANSLGEFAPCPSUGGKTYGGLARRATYFKTARENADTVMVSGGYEFSPFGLERDRHPSVITQLKKAYDLLGYDIKLRAPNDAVAFEHAGLEAGQWVGPFNEPQLVTRKVQGGSLAFVLFPDSGLHDAEIENKAAALAESVRKDGKYNLIIGVSTWGANREQDFIDRHGAAFDIILGSGPGPGYAGLYMRENSLLWVRAFTKGRSILAVTIPSLPKPGTKIIWEPQTTVLTASAPLGGEVASDPEINAIFNP from the coding sequence ATGAAAAAAAGCATCCGCGCCGCACTCTGGATCATTGTGGCCCTGGGCCTTTTCGCGCCCCCCCTGGCCGGAGCCGAGACGACAATCATATTTTCCGCGAACAGCCTGGGCGAATTCGCCCCGTGTCCCAGTTGAGGGGGTAAAACCTACGGGGGGTTGGCCCGGCGGGCCACCTATTTCAAAACCGCGCGCGAGAACGCGGACACCGTCATGGTCAGCGGCGGATACGAGTTTTCCCCCTTCGGTCTGGAGAGGGACAGGCATCCTTCGGTCATCACGCAGCTCAAAAAGGCGTACGACCTGCTTGGCTACGATATCAAACTTCGCGCGCCCAACGACGCCGTCGCCTTTGAACACGCCGGTCTCGAAGCCGGTCAGTGGGTCGGACCGTTCAACGAACCGCAACTGGTCACCCGTAAAGTCCAAGGCGGCAGCCTGGCCTTCGTCCTTTTCCCCGACAGCGGACTGCACGACGCCGAAATCGAGAACAAGGCCGCCGCTTTGGCCGAGTCCGTGCGCAAGGACGGCAAGTACAACCTGATCATCGGAGTCAGCACCTGGGGCGCGAACCGGGAACAGGATTTCATCGACCGTCACGGCGCGGCTTTCGACATCATTCTCGGATCGGGCCCCGGTCCGGGCTATGCCGGCCTCTACATGCGCGAAAATTCGCTGCTCTGGGTGCGGGCCTTCACCAAGGGCAGAAGCATCCTCGCCGTGACCATCCCGAGTCTGCCCAAGCCCGGCACCAAGATCATCTGGGAACCGCAAACGACGGTTTTGACGGCGTCCGCGCCACTTGGCGGCGAGGTCGCATCGGACCCGGAAATCAACGCCATCTTCAATCCCTAG
- the dapA gene encoding 4-hydroxy-tetrahydrodipicolinate synthase, protein MQFKGAFTALVTPFSNGQLDEEAYRQLIEWQIQSGINGVVPCGTTGESATMSHDEHKRVIRICVDQVKGRVPVLAGAGSNNTAEAVELTRFAKEAGADGALLITPYYNKPTQEGLYQHFKRIAEEVSMPFILYNVPGRTSVNMLPHTVARLNKDIPDVVGIKEATGDLNQVSQVLEFCGPDFQVLSGDDFTVLPLLSVGGCGVISVVSNILPDKMSALCSAWFAADLPTAREMHFLLASFSRMMFIETNPIPVKTSLSLMGRINLEMRLPLTPMSPANAEVLRGFLTEKGLL, encoded by the coding sequence ATGCAATTCAAAGGAGCGTTTACAGCCCTGGTCACCCCGTTTTCAAACGGCCAGCTTGACGAGGAAGCCTATCGACAACTGATCGAATGGCAGATTCAGAGCGGGATCAACGGCGTAGTGCCCTGCGGCACCACCGGAGAGTCCGCCACCATGAGCCACGACGAACACAAGCGGGTGATCCGAATTTGCGTGGACCAGGTCAAGGGCCGGGTGCCGGTCCTGGCCGGAGCCGGATCGAACAACACTGCCGAGGCGGTGGAACTGACCCGATTTGCCAAGGAAGCAGGCGCCGACGGCGCGCTGCTGATCACGCCCTACTACAACAAGCCGACCCAGGAAGGTCTTTACCAGCACTTCAAGCGCATCGCCGAAGAAGTGTCCATGCCCTTCATCCTCTACAACGTCCCCGGTCGCACCAGCGTCAACATGCTTCCGCACACCGTGGCCAGGCTGAACAAGGACATCCCCGACGTGGTCGGCATCAAGGAAGCCACGGGAGATCTGAATCAGGTTTCCCAGGTTCTGGAATTCTGCGGTCCCGACTTCCAGGTGCTCTCCGGCGATGATTTCACCGTGCTGCCGCTTTTGTCCGTGGGCGGATGCGGAGTCATCTCGGTGGTCTCGAACATTCTTCCGGACAAGATGAGCGCCCTGTGTTCGGCCTGGTTCGCGGCCGACCTGCCCACGGCGCGCGAGATGCACTTCCTGCTGGCGTCGTTCTCACGCATGATGTTCATTGAAACCAACCCCATTCCGGTCAAGACGTCCCTCTCTCTCATGGGCCGCATCAACCTTGAGATGCGTCTGCCCCTGACCCCCATGAGCCCGGCCAACGCCGAGGTCCTGCGCGGGTTCCTGACCGAGAAGGGACTGCTCTGA